The following coding sequences lie in one Brienomyrus brachyistius isolate T26 unplaced genomic scaffold, BBRACH_0.4 scaffold27, whole genome shotgun sequence genomic window:
- the LOC125721016 gene encoding SR-related and CTD-associated factor 8-like isoform X1: METVKAFKCELYSLNEYRPPISKTKMAKITKMALKAKKFYKHVVQSVEKFIQKCKPDHKVPGLYVIDSIVRKSRHQFGQEKDMFGPRFSRNITATFQDLQRCPSADKSKILKVLALWQKNAVFSSDIMQPLLDLVAGWSSPPVSDASAITSSSMDPADASSLCQIAGAPPTVASTGPADAEQSYPGQALLMNSAETINFVRHVLESPEGQQLVRNLQLQQKRNPQCSLLQSLDAGLVVQLQALSSKLMVGTDPRVPSTPEWGPSSVSRLMLETTEGSGKQDAGKGSSQPQTILEPIAMCQSPSSAEKRDLDHKQNHQPPETSSGVAVPSEITIHQEPVEADGRMFCKQLNQDPCEDDSTMERKTMESKNEAAGNMRQPSGLWSRLRSRSPRKRGSRSLSGSCKCELRDWSTSSPGECSRTSSCSCSSEQCTYGRESGQRQKELPPVRPRTLSVCSSTLRVRRLGGLLTEEDVASLCEEFGPIESIQIIAPGDCAHVCMVHRADAHRALQELRMRSHEIGSPAVAVSWALNRGVKLEYHHQWDEDLGVTYIPWGSVNQHDLARLAQGGAIDGETVDSDCEMVLQMASSWGPEGHAPVILEPGAHSNAQAISPGEPVAEAPMQAPPLPDSGLPRLSCAAPKTFQELPSASAVPPVASGPPSKLSSTLEISQNSVDMVTTDSAVYGAGTSYSCLDTDPQAAVEPNGATQGTPQGVPASTQYSVGLLGSCPSVFLQQTNMGLLKVPRAQRMVGPPGVTRWPLLPPELHVPSPAPLSVPRGSRRPTCWPGTRPASPDIVPIDSTIWGHRLPNCRARIMAPANLHSRSPFLADWRKHWPGPPRGNLEMLEMGGSPWVGPRGFQSCRPHPYCYIPKWSEDGTRGGRRGGGGRWPARGLVGRQLGPDNCLPRTGSEGDDNSESL; this comes from the exons ATGGAAACCGTCAAAGCATTTAAGTGCGAG CTATATTCGCTGAATGAGTATAGGCCTCCAATCTCCAAAACAAAGATGGCCAAGATAACCAAGATGGCTTTAAAGGCCAAGAAG TTCTACAAACACGTTGTCCAGAGTGTGGAGAAATTTATTCAAAAA TGTAAGCCAGACCACAAGGTTCCAGGGCTCTATGTCATTGACTCAATCGTGCGCAAGTCCCGgcaccagtttggtcaggagaAGGACATGTTTGGCCCGCGATTCAGCAGGAACATCACAGCCACCTTTCAGGACCTACAGCGCTGTCCCTCCGCTGACAAG AGTAAGATACTGAAGGTCCTGGCCCTGTGGCAGAAGAACGCCGTCTTCAGCAGTGACATCATGCAGCCCCTTTTGGACTTGGTGGCTGGTTGGAGCTCGCCCCCGGTTTCTGACGCTTCAGCCATCACATCCAGTAGCATGGACCCCGCTGATGCCTCCAGCCTATGCCAGATTGCGGGGGCCCCACCCACAG TAGCCAGTACCGGCCCAGCTGATGCAGAGCAGAGCTACCCAGGCCAGGCCTTGCTGATGAACAGCGCCGAAACCATCAACTTCGTGAGGCACGTGCTGGAGAGTCCTGAGGGGCAGCAG TTGGTCCGGAATCTTCAGCTCCAGCAGAAGCGGAATCCCCAGTGCTCTCTGCTCCAGTCCCTCGATGCTGGCCTGGTGGTCCAGCTGCAGGCCCTGAGCTCCAAGCTCATGGTGGGTACAGACCCCAGGGTGCCCAGCACCCCCGAGTGGGGGCCATCCTCTGTTAGCAGGCTGATGTTGGAGACAACAGAAGGATCTGGAAAGCAGGATGCCGGAAAAGGTTCCTCCCAGCC TCAAACCATTTTGGAGCCTATAGCAATGTGTCAGTCCCCCTCTTCAGCTGAGAAGCGGGACCTGGATCACAAACAGAATCACCAGCCTCCTGAG ACATCATCTGGGGTGGCTGTGCCTTCTGAGATAACCATCCATCAGGAGCCAGTGGAGGCTGATGGTAGAATGTTCTGTAAGCAGCTG AATCAGGATCCATGTGAGGACGACAGCACTATGGAAAGAAAGACAATGGAGTCTAAGAATGAAGCAGCAGGAAACATGAGGCAGCCGTCTGGGTTGTGGAGCAGGTTGCGGTCTAG GTCTCCAAGGAAACGGGGGTCAAGGTCTCTCTCGGGCTCCTGTAAATGTGAGCTCCGTGACTGGTCAACCTCTTCTCCTGGGGAATGCAGTAGAACATCTTCATGCTCCTGCTCAAGTGAGCAATGCACCTATGGGCGAGAAAGTGGGCAGCGGCAGAAAGAGCTGCCCCCAGTCCGCCCAAGAACACTAAGTG TGTGCAGTTCGACACTCCGTGTGAGACGGCTTGGTGGCCTGCTCACTGAGGAGGACGTTGCCAGTCTCTGCGAGGAGTTCGGCCCCATCGAATCCATTCAA ATTATTGCACCTGGGGACTGTGCCCATGTCTGCATGGTGCACAGAGCGGATGCCCACCGTGCCCTGCAGGAGCTGCGTATGCGGTCCCATGAGATCGGATCCCCTGCCGTTGCT GTCTCCTGGGCTCTGAACAGGGGGGTGAAGCTGGAGTATCATCACCAGTGGGATGAAGACCTGGGGGTGACCTACATCCCCTGGGGGAGTGTGAACCAGCACGACCTGGCCAGACTGGCGCAGGGAGGCGCCATCGACGGGGAGACTGTGGACAGCG ACTGTGAGATGGTCCTCCAGATGGCATCGTCCTGGGGGCCTGAGGGACACGCCCCTGTGATCTTGGAGCCTGGAGCCCACAGTAACGCTCAGGCCATATCCCCTGGAGAGCCTGTTGCCGAGGCTCCTATGCAG GCTCCCCCATTACCAGATTCTGGTCTTCCACGGCTGAGCTGTGCCGCCCCCAAGACCTTTCAAG AGCTCCCGTCTGCCTCTGCAGTGCCTCCAGTGGCCTCTGGTCCCCCATCCAAGTTGTCCT CAACCCTGGAGATCTCCCAGAACAGTGTGGACATGGTCACCACAGACTCTGCAGTCTATGGAGCAGGGACCTCATACTCCTGTCTGGACACAGACCCTCAGGCTGCTGTCGAGCCCAATGGCGCCACGCAGGGGACGCCACAAG GGGTGCCGGCCTCCACACAGTACAGTGTGGGACTCCTGGGCTCGTGTCCGTCAGTGTTCCTGCAGCAGACAAACATGGGCCTCTTGAAGGTGCCCAGGGCCCAACGTATGGTGGGCCCACCAGGGGTGACCCGATGGCCACTCCTACCCCCGGAGCTGCACGTCCCCAGCCCTGCCCCCCTTAGTGTGCCAAGAGGGTCTAGGAGGCCCACCTGTTGGCCAGGCACTCGGCCAGCCAGTCCTGACATTGTGCCCATTGACAGCACGATTTGGGGACATCGCTTGCCTAATTGCAGGGCCCGCATCATGGCACCTGCAAACCTCCATAGTAGGAGCCCCTTCCTGGCAGACTGGAGGAAACACTGGCCAGGACCACCCAGGGGAAACTTGGAAATGCTGGAGATGGGAGGATCTCCCTGGGTGGGGCCCAGAGGCTTTCAGAGCTGCCGCCCACATCCTTACTGTTATATCCCAAAATGGTCTGAAGATGGAACCAGGGGAGgaagacgaggaggaggaggaagatggcCGGCCAGAGGTCTGGTGGGTCGACAGCTTGGGCCTGACAACTGCCTGCCCAGAACAGGGTCAGAGGGGGATGATAACTCAGAAAGCTTGTAG
- the LOC125721016 gene encoding SR-related and CTD-associated factor 8-like isoform X2: METVKAFKCELYSLNEYRPPISKTKMAKITKMALKAKKFYKHVVQSVEKFIQKCKPDHKVPGLYVIDSIVRKSRHQFGQEKDMFGPRFSRNITATFQDLQRCPSADKSKILKVLALWQKNAVFSSDIMQPLLDLVAGWSSPPVSDASAITSSSMDPADASSLCQIAGAPPTASTGPADAEQSYPGQALLMNSAETINFVRHVLESPEGQQLVRNLQLQQKRNPQCSLLQSLDAGLVVQLQALSSKLMVGTDPRVPSTPEWGPSSVSRLMLETTEGSGKQDAGKGSSQPQTILEPIAMCQSPSSAEKRDLDHKQNHQPPETSSGVAVPSEITIHQEPVEADGRMFCKQLNQDPCEDDSTMERKTMESKNEAAGNMRQPSGLWSRLRSRSPRKRGSRSLSGSCKCELRDWSTSSPGECSRTSSCSCSSEQCTYGRESGQRQKELPPVRPRTLSVCSSTLRVRRLGGLLTEEDVASLCEEFGPIESIQIIAPGDCAHVCMVHRADAHRALQELRMRSHEIGSPAVAVSWALNRGVKLEYHHQWDEDLGVTYIPWGSVNQHDLARLAQGGAIDGETVDSDCEMVLQMASSWGPEGHAPVILEPGAHSNAQAISPGEPVAEAPMQAPPLPDSGLPRLSCAAPKTFQELPSASAVPPVASGPPSKLSSTLEISQNSVDMVTTDSAVYGAGTSYSCLDTDPQAAVEPNGATQGTPQGVPASTQYSVGLLGSCPSVFLQQTNMGLLKVPRAQRMVGPPGVTRWPLLPPELHVPSPAPLSVPRGSRRPTCWPGTRPASPDIVPIDSTIWGHRLPNCRARIMAPANLHSRSPFLADWRKHWPGPPRGNLEMLEMGGSPWVGPRGFQSCRPHPYCYIPKWSEDGTRGGRRGGGGRWPARGLVGRQLGPDNCLPRTGSEGDDNSESL, encoded by the exons ATGGAAACCGTCAAAGCATTTAAGTGCGAG CTATATTCGCTGAATGAGTATAGGCCTCCAATCTCCAAAACAAAGATGGCCAAGATAACCAAGATGGCTTTAAAGGCCAAGAAG TTCTACAAACACGTTGTCCAGAGTGTGGAGAAATTTATTCAAAAA TGTAAGCCAGACCACAAGGTTCCAGGGCTCTATGTCATTGACTCAATCGTGCGCAAGTCCCGgcaccagtttggtcaggagaAGGACATGTTTGGCCCGCGATTCAGCAGGAACATCACAGCCACCTTTCAGGACCTACAGCGCTGTCCCTCCGCTGACAAG AGTAAGATACTGAAGGTCCTGGCCCTGTGGCAGAAGAACGCCGTCTTCAGCAGTGACATCATGCAGCCCCTTTTGGACTTGGTGGCTGGTTGGAGCTCGCCCCCGGTTTCTGACGCTTCAGCCATCACATCCAGTAGCATGGACCCCGCTGATGCCTCCAGCCTATGCCAGATTGCGGGGGCCCCACCCACAG CCAGTACCGGCCCAGCTGATGCAGAGCAGAGCTACCCAGGCCAGGCCTTGCTGATGAACAGCGCCGAAACCATCAACTTCGTGAGGCACGTGCTGGAGAGTCCTGAGGGGCAGCAG TTGGTCCGGAATCTTCAGCTCCAGCAGAAGCGGAATCCCCAGTGCTCTCTGCTCCAGTCCCTCGATGCTGGCCTGGTGGTCCAGCTGCAGGCCCTGAGCTCCAAGCTCATGGTGGGTACAGACCCCAGGGTGCCCAGCACCCCCGAGTGGGGGCCATCCTCTGTTAGCAGGCTGATGTTGGAGACAACAGAAGGATCTGGAAAGCAGGATGCCGGAAAAGGTTCCTCCCAGCC TCAAACCATTTTGGAGCCTATAGCAATGTGTCAGTCCCCCTCTTCAGCTGAGAAGCGGGACCTGGATCACAAACAGAATCACCAGCCTCCTGAG ACATCATCTGGGGTGGCTGTGCCTTCTGAGATAACCATCCATCAGGAGCCAGTGGAGGCTGATGGTAGAATGTTCTGTAAGCAGCTG AATCAGGATCCATGTGAGGACGACAGCACTATGGAAAGAAAGACAATGGAGTCTAAGAATGAAGCAGCAGGAAACATGAGGCAGCCGTCTGGGTTGTGGAGCAGGTTGCGGTCTAG GTCTCCAAGGAAACGGGGGTCAAGGTCTCTCTCGGGCTCCTGTAAATGTGAGCTCCGTGACTGGTCAACCTCTTCTCCTGGGGAATGCAGTAGAACATCTTCATGCTCCTGCTCAAGTGAGCAATGCACCTATGGGCGAGAAAGTGGGCAGCGGCAGAAAGAGCTGCCCCCAGTCCGCCCAAGAACACTAAGTG TGTGCAGTTCGACACTCCGTGTGAGACGGCTTGGTGGCCTGCTCACTGAGGAGGACGTTGCCAGTCTCTGCGAGGAGTTCGGCCCCATCGAATCCATTCAA ATTATTGCACCTGGGGACTGTGCCCATGTCTGCATGGTGCACAGAGCGGATGCCCACCGTGCCCTGCAGGAGCTGCGTATGCGGTCCCATGAGATCGGATCCCCTGCCGTTGCT GTCTCCTGGGCTCTGAACAGGGGGGTGAAGCTGGAGTATCATCACCAGTGGGATGAAGACCTGGGGGTGACCTACATCCCCTGGGGGAGTGTGAACCAGCACGACCTGGCCAGACTGGCGCAGGGAGGCGCCATCGACGGGGAGACTGTGGACAGCG ACTGTGAGATGGTCCTCCAGATGGCATCGTCCTGGGGGCCTGAGGGACACGCCCCTGTGATCTTGGAGCCTGGAGCCCACAGTAACGCTCAGGCCATATCCCCTGGAGAGCCTGTTGCCGAGGCTCCTATGCAG GCTCCCCCATTACCAGATTCTGGTCTTCCACGGCTGAGCTGTGCCGCCCCCAAGACCTTTCAAG AGCTCCCGTCTGCCTCTGCAGTGCCTCCAGTGGCCTCTGGTCCCCCATCCAAGTTGTCCT CAACCCTGGAGATCTCCCAGAACAGTGTGGACATGGTCACCACAGACTCTGCAGTCTATGGAGCAGGGACCTCATACTCCTGTCTGGACACAGACCCTCAGGCTGCTGTCGAGCCCAATGGCGCCACGCAGGGGACGCCACAAG GGGTGCCGGCCTCCACACAGTACAGTGTGGGACTCCTGGGCTCGTGTCCGTCAGTGTTCCTGCAGCAGACAAACATGGGCCTCTTGAAGGTGCCCAGGGCCCAACGTATGGTGGGCCCACCAGGGGTGACCCGATGGCCACTCCTACCCCCGGAGCTGCACGTCCCCAGCCCTGCCCCCCTTAGTGTGCCAAGAGGGTCTAGGAGGCCCACCTGTTGGCCAGGCACTCGGCCAGCCAGTCCTGACATTGTGCCCATTGACAGCACGATTTGGGGACATCGCTTGCCTAATTGCAGGGCCCGCATCATGGCACCTGCAAACCTCCATAGTAGGAGCCCCTTCCTGGCAGACTGGAGGAAACACTGGCCAGGACCACCCAGGGGAAACTTGGAAATGCTGGAGATGGGAGGATCTCCCTGGGTGGGGCCCAGAGGCTTTCAGAGCTGCCGCCCACATCCTTACTGTTATATCCCAAAATGGTCTGAAGATGGAACCAGGGGAGgaagacgaggaggaggaggaagatggcCGGCCAGAGGTCTGGTGGGTCGACAGCTTGGGCCTGACAACTGCCTGCCCAGAACAGGGTCAGAGGGGGATGATAACTCAGAAAGCTTGTAG